Below is a genomic region from Populus trichocarpa isolate Nisqually-1 chromosome 15, P.trichocarpa_v4.1, whole genome shotgun sequence.
ttttttaaacggtattttttgtaattcatcTTTCAGCAAggagttgattatgaattaggctttatgatttacttttatttgctttttatgaggttatcctggtCTTGTGACTCGGGTCATGTATTTTGTGGGTTAACCTCGGTAGACTTAAGTCGTTTTATTATATCCTGTttctggattgatttttttaaaaaaaaagtcaacgttTGACaatgaatttattgaaaattgagcttcatactttattttgatttactttttatgaggttatgaCAATCTCATAACCTTGGTCGCGTGTTTGGCAGGTTAATTCAAtttgactcaagttatttttttgttttttctatgaaattatcctgatctcataacCCTAGTCACAAGTTTGACATATTAActaatgtcaatttttttgttattttttaattatttttttttcaattatattcttcaataattggttgattgggaattgagtttcataatttgtttcgatttgttttatatggagTTAACAtggtctcatgatccaagttgagaatttgacagattaacccgggttgacccggatcgatttaatatattatcatttcaatattatttttaaaaaggtaCTATCTTCAAGTTTTGTgaatcaaattatgtttttattggtcGTTCGAGTTTTCTTTAGACCATCAAGTCGATCAGGTTACATCGGGTTAGCCTCCATAcggttaaaataaattattagaaaaatgttTGCAATTCCAGGATGCTTTTCTTGTATGTATAACAAAAATTTGATCCCACCGACGCCATATCGCGGGACAACGATCTAATTCTAGCCATACCACAACCAATACTCATATGTTAACAAAAAGGAAGGACAACCATAACATATAATCAAACAAGGGAACAAACATATGTATTGAACTCTATGAAATACATGTGATGGAGAACTAGAAATAGATGGGGATGTAAGAAATGTGGTGAACATTTGAGGGGAGAGCAAAAATGTACAAAATAAGAGACAATTCACGATCTATACATAAATGTCCCTATGTCAAATAGTACAAATTAAAGGCATGAATTAATATGTgtagaaaaggagagaaaaaaagagaaatcataaaGGGTTGTTAGGTCAAGAGAGAAAATGTAGACAGAGAAAAGGTCGAGGGAGGCAGGAGGAGGAGAGGGGCAGTTCGGATTTAGAGCAAGTGTGAAAGGCACGAGACAGAAGGAGAACAATAAATGAGAGGTAAAGGAAGGGTGATGAGGCATATGATAACCCTCATGATCGTCACGTCGTTTTTCATTTGCTACTCCCGATAATCCTCCCAGAATTCCACGCTTCCCTtactcatcttctttctctctctctctctctcaactttttttttgcttttgtcctctcctattactactactactagagTATAGTATACTTACTTTCTCACACTTGAAAAAACACAAGACTTGTCTTTCTATTTCTCACTCTAGCTAAGATACAGCCTAGTCAACTTCATGTCTTGCCCTCACTTTTGTTCTTGTTCCATAATAAACCAACACATATAACACCCATTTCTTTACCTATCTCTTTGTAGATGTAGATTTGTAGTGATCAATCCACATCTCTTTAAAGTCCGGAAACTCAAATTCTGCTTCAATCTttaacctttttaaaataaataaaataataaaaattaatcactaCTTCTCTATATTTCTGGCTCAGCAGCTTACCCCCAACATTTTCAACTAGGGCAACACCTTTTACTATAAATGAATAACATCTATTACCTATGTTGTAAAGGTAGGGGCAACATTTTTTGAGTCACCTTCTAGCTAGCTCCATACTATTCCCTTGCATGCTCCTTTCCTGTTCCTGCTAAACCATGACCATTTTTTTCAGCCCAATTATTTCAACACACATTTCCCTGTGAGGAAAAAAAGGAGTGGGAGGGATCTACAAAAGAATCTACTTTAGTACTCCTCTTCTTCTGGTTTCACTATATATCCAGTTCTGTCGATAAAACTTTCAATTCTGTTCTCTTTAACCCTTCTCTTATTTGTCCTTCAAGCTTGTTTATACGAAAATGTGGATGATGGGTTATAATGATGGTGGTGAATTCAACATATCAGATTCTTTCAATGGCAGGAAGCTTAGGCCACTAGTTCCAAGGCCAATACCCTCTACAAACAACACTCCAACTGCCTCTAGTCCTCCTTGCCTTGGCAGTCGCCTTCATAACACCGATTTCTTTGCACTCAATCAGTATCATCTGGGTAtgcatctttcttttcttttctctctctccctctgtctgtctgtctgtctgtctaTTCAGGTGTGAGTTACTAATtgaatgtaaataaattatagtcCTTCATGTTTGCTTTTGTAGCAAGTATGGCTgatcaaaacaaaagagaatTCAACACACAGCCAGTTGTAATGAGCTCAAGATGGAATCCAACACCGGAGCAGTTAAGGACCCTTGAAGATTTGTATCGAAGAGGGACTAGAACACCCTCAACTGACCAAATTCAAGACATAACCGCACAGCTTCGTAGATATGGAAGGATTGAAGGAAAGAATGTGTTTTACTGGTTTCAAAACCACAAGGCAAGAGAAAGGCAAAAGCGTCGACGTCAAATGGAATCTGATTCTTTTGATGGTCATCTGCAAAATGGACATGGTATTGAAATCTTTGAAAGGAAAGAATCaggtaagaaagaaagaaagaaaaaaacccttcaatatTAGAGTATCAACAAGCCCTTTTAGAGTTATTTCCAATCCTGGGCTTGAAAAAGATAGAAATGTTTGATATGTACGGCTTTCTGTGAATTCCATTTTTTTGTTAGTTAGAGAAGCCTGATAGCATGTATGTCTTGCTTTTTAGTATTGAAATTGTTGGTTTTAGAGAGGTGTAAAGTTGcgtaatctttttgtttttctttttgtctacAGAGGCAAGTAGGACAGGTTATGAAGGTGAACAAACCAAGAACTGGGCTCCCTCTACAAACTGCAGTACACTATCAGAGGTCTATTCTTTTTACTTACTATATAACCTTCCTTTGTCTTTCTTAATGGATTAAGGAAGGctccttttttcttaaaaagagaaaaaatttagTACAATACCTTTACTTTAATCCCTAAAAAGGAACATAACACAAACATTAATTAAgcagttttaataattttgttatgattaGAAGTGCATTTTCCTTTGGTTTTAGGTTTATAGAGTTTAAAGAAGAAGCTTATGTAGTAGGGAGATATGGAAttgaagaaacaacaaaaactttgTTTGTTGGGAAATGAAAAGGGTTTAAAAGCTGCATTCCTTCCTTTCTGTCGGGGCTGCTGTTATGAAACTAGCTGGGTTTTTTGGGTCTTGTGCTTATTATGCATTCATGGCATTGTGAAGGCCAGTTCTTTGGgcaccctttcttttcttttttttattccatggaATATCTGGGCACCTTGataatgaaaagacaaaatacCAACCCTAGCAGTAGAAGCAATTTGGCTTCTTACACTCTTcaatagttttgatttttgttgttgttattcaGAAATAACTCGTATACAAACCGTGACCCCATTATTACTTGAATACTGTTAGATAGTAGTATAGATTCATATGTAAACAACACAAGGATCATAGAGTTTTTTGGCActattcaaattcttttttctttttgtttttttaataagacaatagcaagaaaaatcatgttttgcATGGTCTTCATTAAA
It encodes:
- the LOC7462493 gene encoding WUSCHEL-related homeobox 1; its protein translation is MWMMGYNDGGEFNISDSFNGRKLRPLVPRPIPSTNNTPTASSPPCLGSRLHNTDFFALNQYHLASMADQNKREFNTQPVVMSSRWNPTPEQLRTLEDLYRRGTRTPSTDQIQDITAQLRRYGRIEGKNVFYWFQNHKARERQKRRRQMESDSFDGHLQNGHGIEIFERKESEASRTGYEGEQTKNWAPSTNCSTLSEESVSISRATKGAMAEYCRPDGWMQLDEGELQHRRNFIERNATWEMMQLSCPSPTHQRNTISSTSSTTTMSKQGAAAAKLIKAHDLNVFIAPYRENGHHGALINQFNSSVINDGDESRGGTGESQTLQLFPLRSGGDGNNNIESINERESEVSVSAAEALNANNFAPCQFFEFLPLKH